A genomic window from Leishmania panamensis strain MHOM/PA/94/PSC-1 chromosome 5 sequence includes:
- a CDS encoding ATP-dependent RNA helicase, putative (TriTrypDB/GeneDB-style sysID: LpmP.05.0350) — MAEFQRLGIQPWLSKQCTYMALETPTPIQRKCIPAILADHHVVGGAATGSGKTAAFALPILQRLAADAYGVFALVLTPSRELAYQIIDQFIAFGAPLQVRTMLAIGGVPTETQVDALKARPHIVAATPGRLRHLLETFAPEVSKAFAHLRYLVLDEADRLTEGDILHDVRSLLRLLPPRAQRRVLMFTATLHPRLTTLEAPQAERRLPASSGATREREGETPTVSFSPPLLQPQKSEDDNTAEHFSLLAELGITDASTLMVAVVQGAIQAAFDHAMASGSTDAAGYSTSSATALTQPGSSTSFHLPETLTQNYLFLPNMVKLPYLVAALRLHGKTQSTIVYVNSCLRAELVRLTLQLLGFPVCSLDSLLTQQHRLDNVASFKLGISRILVCTDIAARGLDIPAVSLVLHYDVSKHAETYVHRVGRTARAGREGTSVALVTEYDVSLVKRIEQRIGNRLTLWKSPAAKESAILPLLDEVSSAKVQAMQQVTVQFAARVKTNKAHAARKKEARAQLQAAARAARSTYPPQTQRQRRLPSAGANAAADTTADTAESAPRSRLKRSHGSVAAPEDAPTPSSSTVKAVMNSAVVHDWAADATASRRNAMQQQRTKKSPTWDSHRSPARKRVKKTA, encoded by the coding sequence aTGGCCGAGTTTCAACGGCTCGGAATTCAGCCATGGCTATCAAAGCAGTGCACCTACATGGCGCTCGAGACCCCGACTCCAATTCAGCGCAAATGCATCCCGGCCATCCTGGCTGATCACCACGTCGTCGGCGGTGCCGCGACCGGCTCGGGCAAGACAGCCGCCTTTGCCCTTCCCATCCTACAGAGACTCGCGGCCGACGCGTACGGCGTCTTTGCCCTTGTGCTAACGCCCTCCAGGGAGCTGGCTTACCAGATCATTGACCAGTTCATCGCCTTCGGCGccccgctgcaggtgcgcacgATGCTTGCCATTGGCGGTGTGCCGACGGAGACACAAGTGGACGCCTTGAAGGCACGGCCTCACATCGTCGCCGCGACCCCAGGACGACTCCGCCACCTGCTGGAGACATTCGCGCCGGAGGTGAGCAAGGCGTTCGCCCATCTACGCTACCTGGTGCTGGACGAGGCAGACAGACTGACGGAGGGCGACATTCTACACGATGTccggtcgctgctgcggctgcttccgccgagggcgcagcggcgggtACTGATGTtcacggcgacgctgcatCCTCGGCTCACCACACTGGAAGCCCCGCAGGCAGAGCGGCGCTTACCTGCAAGTAGTGGTGCGACAAGGGAGCGTGAGGGAGAAACCCCCACTGTGTCTTtctcaccaccgctgctgcagccgcagaagaGCGAGGACGACAATACGGCAGAGCACTTCTCTCTACTGGCAGAGCTCGGCATCACGGATGCGTCAACCTTaatggtggcggtggtgcaagGAGCCATCCAGGCAGCATTCGACCACGCCATGGCAAGCGGAAGCACGGATGCGGCTGGTTACTCCACCAGCTCTGCGACAGCGCTGACGCAGCCGGGTAGCTCGACGTCGTTCCACCTCCCGGAGACGCTTACGCAAAACTACCTGTTCCTCCCGAACATGGTGAAGCTGCCATAcctcgtggcggcgctgcgcttACACGGCAAAACGCAGTCCACTATCGTGTATGTCAACTCCTGCCTGCGTGCAGAGCTGGTGCGGCtgacactgcagctgctcggctTCCCAGTGTGCAGCCTGGATTCGCTCctgacacagcagcaccggctcGATAACGTCGCCAGCTTCAAGCTAGGCATCTCGCGCATTCTTGTCTGCACCGACATCGCGGCTCGCGGGCTCGACATCCCAGCCGTCAGCCTGGTGCTGCACTATGATGTGTCAAAGCACGCGGAGACATACGTGCACCGTGTGGGTCGTACCGCGCGTGCTGGCCGCGAGGGGACATCGGTTGCACTCGTCACTGAGTACGACGTGAGTCTCGTGAAGCGCATCGAGCAAAGGATTGGCAACCGTCTCACCCTGTGGAAGTCCCCAGCAGCGAAGGAGTCAGCCATCCTGCCGCTGTTGGACGAGGTGTCGTCCGCCAAGGTCCAGGCGATGCAGCAAGTGACGGTGCAGTTCGCTGCCCGGGTGAAGACAAACaaagcgcacgcagcgcgtAAAAAAGaggcacgcgcgcagctccaggcggcggcgcgtgcggCGCGTTCTACGTACCCACCACAGactcagcgacagcgccgcttGCCCAGCGCCGGAGCaaatgctgctgctgacaccACGGCTGACACGGCAGAGTCCGCCCCGCGAAGCCGGTTGAAGCGTTCACATGGGTCTGTCGCCGCTCCCGAAGATGCACCCACGCCGTCAAGCAGTACTGTGAAGGCGGTGATGAATAGCGCCGTGGTGCACGACTGGGCTGCCGACGCCACCGCATCGCGGAGGAATgcaatgcagcagcagaggactAAAAAGAGCCCAACGTGGGACTCACACCGCAGTCCTGCTCGCAAGCGTGTTAAGAAGACCGCGTAG